TATTTGCTTTATTCCACCCTTACACTGAATTGGGGGTGgtggttatttttgtttttctgacctTAGGCCATTATTTTTTTGTAACAgttgaagaaataaaaccagatgaaGGGCATATGATCAAGAGGTGCACAtgaagagaggagaagggatgACATAGGAGACACATTTTCACCCTGTTTTACTGTTTGTCAAAGTAGATAAAAAGGGAATTATGACAGTGGCCTCTTTaagtttgtttcctttctctgggTGCACGGtaccttttttctctcctgattATTACAGCCATTATACATAATTATGCAATTATGCCTCCTAAAAGAGACATGGTGTTGGTATTGTGTGTAGTTAGGTACTTGGTCATATAAATTGCACTCTGCATGAGTCTTTGCTTATCtggtttgaaaaataaagtgtcTGTCTCTTCAGAGAGGTGTTATCTCTGGATAATATTCTATGGAATATAAATAGGTTGAGAATATAAATAGGTGAGGTACAATGAGTAGAGTGCTAATCAGCAGTCAAAAAGCTTGACATTATACCCATGGCAAAGCATTCAGCATAAAAagactgtttttatttttaaggaacatAAACTCTAACAATGGAAATAAATGAGTTTTCAAAAGGAGTTTCCAGGGATGAAATGGACTGAGGTCCTTCTgagcagaatcccagaatctGAAATGAacactttttcagaaaaaggctACTGAGCACAAGAAGTGTAGGAAAAGGCCATGGAGGATGTAATGGAGCAAACATAAgttcactgtttaaaaaaagaaacagtagTCTTTTTGCACCCTGTTAGGTTGTACCAGTCATTGCTTCAttggctgctggctctgttAGTTTGAAGTGATACCAGTAGTGAAGCTTTCTCTCACGTTTGAGAAGATTTCAGCTCCACCAGTTTCTGGCCATAATCCAGAATCAAAACCAGCTCACCATCTGGTGATCATTGTCTTTAAGCATTGCAAAGAGATGGCTTAGCTAGAGAGGGAAGTATTTCTTTCTGGACTTAAGAAGCTATGTCACTAGTACTGTAATTCACTTGCTTTGCTCAGTATGGAAACCATAGCATGGCtctcagaaatgtttaaaagctATGAGCAGTAGGACTGCTGTTTAGTGATCTGTTTTAATTGAGCTTAAATCAGATCCCAGCTGTTTAAGCAAAacagaactggaaaataattCTCCTATGATAGGATCTGCATTTGTTAATTCTTTTGgtttactcattttttttttttagccaaagaaacatgaaGAGGAAGATGGCACTACAGACACTGCAACCTCATCATCCAACAATCCTGAGAAGGACAGTGGGGTGGGACCTACAGATGAAAGTCTCCGCAATGATGAGAGCTCAGAGCAAGAAAatgcagctgaggagcagaacaGTGCTACCCTGCAGAGCAAACGGGATCTGGGCCACAGCCAGGACACATTAGGCAGTGTTGAGCTCCAGTGCAATGAAAGCTTTGTGTCTGGGGAATACATTGAATCTGATTTCATAGGAAACCCAGAGGAGGAATGTGAAAGGTTTCGGCAGCTGTTGGAACTGAAGTGCAAGATTCGAAACCATGGGGAGTATGATCTTTATTACTCAAGCAGCATGATAGAATGCAACAGAAGAGAGCAAGATGGAGTGGAGCATGAGCTGCAGCTACTCAATGAGGAGCTGAGGAACATTGAGCTTGAATGCCAGAATATTATGCAAGCTCACCGGCTCCAAAAAGTGAGAGATCAGTATGGAGACATTTGGGCTTTACATGATGAAAGTTTCAGGAATTATAACACCAGCACAGACATACAAAGAGGCAAACTGGATGACATCATGGAGCACCCTGAGAAGTCTGACAAGGACAGCTCCAGTGCCTACAACACTGCCgaaagctgcaggagcaccCCGCTGACTGTGGAGCGATCTCCTGATAACTCTCTCCAGAGGGTGATCAGCATAACCAACAGGAAAAACCTGAGGACCACAATTGTTGCTAATCAGTCATGCTCAGGACAAAGCAACAGGGAGACAACCtcagccaaaaccaaacccactgagCAAAACAGTGCTGCTGAGAATGCAGTGCTGGCATCAGAAAGCAGCAAATTCACAGACCAGGAAAGGCAAGGCAGCGAGCACATTCCCTATTTGTCTCCATATCACAGTTCTTCTTACAGGTATGGGAACATCCCTGCTCATGCAAAGCACTATCAAAGCTATATGCAGCTGATCCAGCAGAAGTCTGCTGTGGAGTACgcccagagccagctcagcctggtGAGCATGTGCAAAGACTCGCAGAAGTGCGCGGAGCCCAAGATGGAATGGAAAGTGAAAATAAGGAGTGATGGGACGAGGTACATCACAAAGAGACCAGTTCGAGACAGAATCCTGAAGGAACGTGccttaaaaattaaagaggAGCGCAGTGGGATGACGACAGATGATGATACGATGAGTGAGATGAAGATGGGTCGCTACTGGAGCAAAGAGGAGCGGAAGCAGCACTTGGTGCGCgccaaggagcagaggaggcgGCGGGAGTTCATGatgaggagcaggctggagtGTCTTAAGGAAAGTCCACAGAGTGGCAGCGAGggcaaaaaagaaatcaacattATTGAACTGAGTCAcaaaaagatgatgaaaaagagaaacaagaaaatcttGGACAACTGGATGACAATACAAGAACTGATGACACATGGTGCTAAATCCCCAGATGGCACAAGAGTGCACAATGCCTTTTTATCAGTTACTACTGTATGAACACAACTTCTAACAGAGAGTATACTACCTGTTTAGGTAGAGTACAATTGCCTCGTTCAATGTggcatttttatatattttgtgaCTGTTTATAGTTTGATCTTTTTGTAAGCAAAATGACctggtatttttcatttgtttttcatataaCAGTACCTTCTTTATCTGGCAGTCTTTCTTTATCCTGCAATATATTCATATTAttcatttgtaaaaaaaaaaaaaaatagaaaagtaaagcaaaaaatttCTTAACCTAACACATATCCTGTAACTTAAGATCTGGATTTATTTCtctaattttgctttttatactTTAGTAACAATACAATACCAAACCAAAATGCTTTATACTGTATCCTTGGCTtaacaagttttaaaattttacatctTAGATTGAATCTGTTCGTAAAACATATGCCACATCCCATCATATAGAtaagaattacatttttccaACCGCATATTTTACAGTACATTTAATCTGTAAATTGTAATTGTATTTGTCCAAGTAAAGTGTAGGTGAACAATTCTCCTGTGTTATGTAGTGACATTGGTCTTGTAGCTGCACACTATGTGATAATTGTgaagatgaaagagaaataaattattgcttatctttaagaaaaaaaaagccaagcattGTTTTATTTAGATTGAGAATTTGCCTTTAAGTATAAGCCACTTCACTGTGCGTGGTATTTACAGCATGTAGAGATTTCAAGAACAAATGACACAATTCCATAGGATATTTCTTATGAACtagcttttcattttgcagaacaCATAGAATGAGTGGGTCTTTCTGGCTTGTCCTTAGCTGCTAATATTAGCTAATTAAATGATTCAttgatgtttttctttgttgtaaGGTGTTAAGTAACTGCCATGAGTCCTCTCTCTGGCTGAGCTTGCTATTTGTTCTACACATACAAAACATGAATACAGCATATGCCTAACTTTGAGCCAAATCTCATGCAAGAAAAACTAGCAGTGACATTTCCATAGAACATGAGttaaggaaaaacagagaaTGAAAAGCAACTAATTGAGATAAGTGTGTAAAATTATTGTTGAGGAGCATCCAAGTCATTTAAAAGAGCCTCAGTGGGAGCTGGCTTGAGCTCAGGAGCAATGGAAACTTGCTGTCTGGGTGCTTGATGGGACTCCCTGACTCTCCATGCAGCAGAGGCCCCTCTGCTGCCAGTGGGGAAtcttctgagctgctgctgctgctggcagccctgtgAGTTAGAGCAAGCTGAAATGACTAGTCTTGGGCAGTCTGTGGGATTGAAGAAATGGCCTAATAGCTCCATTTTCATTGTCCCTGTGCTTGACTCACAGAAGTTCCTAACTGATTGTAGTGCTTTCCGTAGTTTAAGTTGTGAAGTCACCTGGCATCAAGCTTTAAAATATATGCTCAAATTTGCAGAAAGGCACATAATGGTATTGCTAAGCTACCAAATTCTGGGAATcattcatttgtttttaaacacttttgGCATTAGTTGATATTGGCAGTGCTTTTTGCATCTCCAGGCATATAAATACCATAAGAGCACTGCTCTCCAAGTGCTTAGGAAAATTATGCCACTGATAGTTCACAGTCTGATAATCAGAAAATTCTCACTTCAAGACTCAGGGAAACATCACACTAAATCCTCAGCAAACATACAGCTGTTCAGGCTCAATGAAAAACACctccagtgttttcttttaaattaataaaagtaTGGCATCCCTGACCAGAAAGGATCATAGGGTCATATAGTATTGCTTTCAAGGGGCTGATTCCAGATTGCCTCTCCAGGTGAGCCTAGGAATTGGCTTTGACCAACCTAAGTCATCTAGAAAGGTACACATTTTTCTGGAGACATCACAGCCCAGAGGTTTGGCTGTTTCCTTATTGCATTCCAGTAATCACACTTAAACACAGGTCTCTTTCCTAATCTGAGTTCAGCTGCTATCATCTCAAGACAATGGCTAGTCTTATGTCTTTCCCTTAGATACAGTACTTACTGATTTTCTCCCATTATTAAATCATGACTCAGAGCTCCCATCAAGCTAGTGTGACAATCATATTCAGAGAACAACATGAATCTTCAGAAAATGTAATATCATCATTTCATGACTGAGAAACACAAGTAGTAAAATCCATGTCTAATTAGAGAAAAGTCCTAACTGGAGAGTGGTGGGTTGGGGAGTCCAagtggaggggaggagaggagccaAGCCATCGATAATAATTagagaaacaaataaagaaaaaaaatacttatagTGTACTAATAGGCTGTAAgtggaaatatttccaaatcTAGGGAGATCTGTCAAAATCTAGtaagacaaaagagaaaaccaagAGGTGATACAGAGATACTGTTGGTAGCACACATGATGTGATTTCTAGATCAGCACATGCctgccagggcccagctgccttctcctttcttcttcaccAGCTGAAATACCATGTTCCTACCTAATCCTTAATCTGGACAGTTTCCAGCAGCCCAcagttttctctccttttttctaaACTACAGTTATTAAGtgtcatttcctttttctctgggcagctttGGGGAGAAATCTTCATTTCTGCCTGATGAAATGCCTTGATCATTGCTGCTAGCATGAAAATAACcatgcagccccagagcagggctgccaggccACCCAGGGTGGAGGTGTACAGGGGCTGAATGGCAGGTGAGTGTTTTACTGTTCACTGCTCTCAGCTGGtttctctgcagggcaggactCAGCACTGCTCTCCCATTCCAGCAATTTTGTGTCAGTGAAATCCAATGCTGACATCCCACATGTGGTTTATTcctgcatatatttttttcaaaatgtcgTTATTTTTACTgaggaaaataacattttagcACTAAGGCaaattaaaagagaaggaacaaaatgctttttatgtTGTCATAAATCTTTAAAAGCTTTGTCTGCTGAGAACTCTTTTCATATGAAGGAACATAAAACTGCTTTCCAACTGGAACAAGACCAGATCTTGTTTAGCAGGATTGCTCTGAGATAAAGTGCAAAAGTCAGGGAAGAGTAGCTGCATGGATATGTTACCATGGCCACATCACTGCTGGGAAAAGAAGTTATGTCCCACTCATCTTTCCCCCAACACTGGTACCCAGCTGAGACCAGTGGGAGGTAATTTTTCCTATGAAGCCAACAAAATGGCCTTGTAAAAAGCCTCGTTCCTCTTGACAACTGTATTGCCAACTGATTTAGGAGCACTGCTCACCATAAGTAAGGTTAAAATCTGTGGGAACCCTGAATCATCCTCTCGATGTAGGTATCCTAAAAGGGAAAAGGGTATGACCATGACAATAAACTAAACCTGCATCaggtttgttgggtttttttgtttgtttttttttaagaaagagaCTGGTAACATTATTTGAATTGAACACAAGCAATCAGAGATGAAATCTAGTCTGTGCTTGATACAGTGCCCTGTGAGACCAAATAAGGACCTTACAAGAGATGATACAACAACTTTAGCATTACACTTTCTGGACTCACAGGGATTTAATCATTCATTACTATCATCATGCTTgactttttcatttgtttttgtttaactAATATTGATTTGTACCTCTTGGTACAAATTACAGAATAGCATCCTTTTTTTCAAGATGTGGCATTGatgctaaaatatttcctgGTTCAAAGCTGGAATTGCCCCAGGTTCTTAACCTTTACACTGTTGATCACAAACATGTATGTGCTAAGTGCTCTATTAATATTCATTTTGTGCACCGACTGCTTTTTCACAGTATTAAATGGTCCTCAGGAATGAGGATAAAATGAAAGTTATGGGAGCTTGCATTTGGCTACagcaacacagagcagctgtcagAAGCCTGGTGGTGTTACTCTCAGAGAGGCCAGTTGGCTAAAAcctgaaggaggagaaagaataTTGCAGAGGGATCATGAGCAGGTTTTATTATCTTTAAATGCCTTTGCTCTGAAACATTTCTCTGTTTAAAGAAGAGCACTCCACATGCTTGGATGGCAATTGCTGCATTTATAAGATTTGTGTAGATTTTGCCCAGGTTTCAGATGTTGTTAATCTTGTTGTAACATCAGCTACTACGTGAATGATGGAGCAGTTTTGGATGATACCTCTGAGACAAGGTGCAACCTGGGATTTGGGATACACCTGGCAAGGCAAAAAGCTCAAGTATATAGTCCCTGGGCCCTTCTTGGGAGTGAGCAGGTTCCTGTCCTTCCAGGAAAAGGGTCCCCCTGTCACTGACAGAGCCTTCATCCATGTGCAGCTTTTCCTGTTCCCGGAATTAAGGATCTTGGCTTCTCTTGACCAATTCATCTGGTTCTGAGCCaggaaaaaatggcatttgTGTAGAGGTTCAGAACCTCAATATCTGTGAGGTTCAGAAGTGAAATTACTCTACTGTAAATATTGCTTCGATTGAgctcaaaggaagaaaaggttgTCTTGTATACTCACATACCATCCCGGTTGTGACAGCTGTGGGTAGTGGGGCTGAGCTACATGCATATTGCTTACAGCTGATACAAACTGTAAAGTGAAATGTATGGGCTGCTTTTCACAGGCACTAGACCATGGGGAGGGACTAAGTCCTTACTAATTAGTCTGTCTCATGTCAATATTCCCAACTGGTAGCTTTTTCTACAGTAAATGTACAAGATGTCCCAAAACAAAGATGTCCTTCTGGCATacaaaaatcaataatttgAGTGTCATCCAGGAGATCGCAATGTGTTCTGGGGTACACTCAGGTATCAAGGAAGGGCCATCAGCAATGTTTCACAAGCATGCTGGCCTCCTCCTCATCCAGACTAGTTCATGGTGTAGGTATGAACttctgacttttctttttcttcttttttcttcttttttcttctatttttctttttcttctgcatttggattttaaattttgatttgaaATTTTGATTTCCTAAACTCAAATTGAGCTCTTAACGAagcttcctcctttcctttcctttcctttcctttcctttcctttcctttcctttcctttcctttcctttcctttcctttcctttcctttcctttcctttcctttcctttcctttcctttcctttcctttcctttcctttcctttcctttcctcttctggaAGCAGAACATCTGAACTTGAAAGGTAATAAATGTTGAAGAGGGGCCTTCACtaaaagaagcaattttttttttttcatagatcAGCTTATCAACACAAATTGAGACCCTTGTCTGACTGTAAGTTTTCATCTGTAGTCAATTTAGGTGGTTTGGTTCATTTGGCACATTTCCTATGCCACTTGAAGTTCATTCAACTGAAGTGCTGCAAATGTCTTTGGAGATGGCTCAGTACAGAGTGCATTTGTAAATGCTGGAGGAAAGGAAGATCTTTTAAAACATATCCTCACATATTTGTGAGATACGCATACAAAAATGCATATTAACCCAAATGCTTTTATAATGAAGAGACTAGCTACAAACAGTAAATTGTGTTAATCTGTGGATATATAAAAAGAGGTATTTCACTTGCTGTTGAATTTTAAGGACCTCCAATGCCCAAAACTCAATTTGAGAAGTAAGACATTGGTTCTACTCTTTAATGGATTTTAAACAATTCAGTCCCAATTTTTTCTGCACTTAGCCTGATACTAAACCAGAATGATGCTAAAGCCTTTTAGGCCTAGGAACAAAACAGTAAACTTCAATTACTGCAGTATCTATGTTAGGCATTTATCAAGACTGGGTGTTGGTCATCAAACCCCATAGCTTTAATATGTTGTCATCCCTTGGGAGCATCTGCACTGCAATAAGCATTAGATATACTGTGGTATTTGTTCTTCCAATACATTCCCCAAAGTGCCTAACTTATTCCAGAGCACTAGGAGCAAATCAAAGTTGATGTCTGGCtccagtgacaaaaaaaaattgaaagcacAGAGAATTTTAAGTATGAAGTGAATATAGGAAACTCTCATCTTGACAGTGGATAAAAAGCCAAAAGatggaaattaaaattgcatGATGAAAGATGAAAAGGTTGAAGCCACTGTTTTGACTACTGGACTTTGCAAGAAAGATATTTGGagaaagactgagagaaaaaGTTAAGTGGGTGAATAGCATATAACATTTACCAGTGATGAAAATATTACTTTCTTTGCACATCAAAGGCAATCCTCTTATTTTCATAAGTTATTTAACCCCATTGGCAATCTCTGCAATGTATAAATTTTTCTGATGGAATGAAAAGTATCTTCTTAATGGTGTATAGACACTATATGGAGAGCAGATTGAACAGTATAAATATTCATATGAGTAAAGATGCTGTCAAACTCCTGACTTGACATGAtatctaaaatgaaaatataacaaagaTATTATgattttcatctcctttttctccccaaatttGGGACCTGGCTGTGTAGTCAGGGTAAAGAAATGCACCTGGAAGATGTGTTTTGGTTAGGTACAGGGAATTCAAATGAAAGCTCCTCAAACTCGACAGTTTAATTTACTTCTCTTAAGCTCTTTAATACCAAACTTATCAGTTCTCTCTGTTAGGCATTAACTTGTTAAATGAGTCTTAATTATACATAAGCAGATGGAGATTTGAATTAAAATTACCTTACACTCGAGTGGCTTTAGTTCATTATAACATATCTTCCTCTTAATCATTTAGGCAGTCTCATCATCTTTCATATATGAAGTTATTAAAGTATTCCAATTTCCATATTTCTTCAGATACATCCACTAATAAATGGCACATAATACACATTAGTTGGTGACTTATACCGTTCAATAGTTAGTGAATTATTCATGTCAGTAACAATTTTTACACTTTTATGTcatctgtattattttattttaaagggttTATATTTACAGAATGTCTCATCTTTTACCTCATCTCAATTTTCAGGGCAAATTTGAATGCTTCACCATCTCTACTGGTGTGAAAAGGATTAACACCCACTGCAGGTTTTGCACTCCCATTGTCTGAGGAATGGAAGTGGATCCAAAGGGGCTCCCACTACCAAACAAGTGTGTGCTTACTGGGAGGTTTGGGAGTAAGATAAAAGTAGTCAgcattattcttttctttttttcttgcttttgcaCTATCATAATCTCTGGATTCTCTAAAACCAAGATGTTTCTTAGAATGTGCCTGTCttgcaaaattaaaagggagaaaatgtctgaagaaaaaaaaaatttgaaagctTTTGCAGGCTCTGGTGGGTATCACCTCACCTGAGTGTAATGACCTCAAACTGGGTTACTAGTTAAATTAGCCATCTAGGCTAAGAGTATAAGTTAGCTCTAGGAATACAGAGGAGACTCCTCCAAAGGAcagctgatttctttctttaggAAGGATGTCCTGTGGAGGACATTTGTTCAACTAATTCAAGCTAGACCTCTAACTTTTATATAGCTTtagcaaagtaaaacaaaggtctttcaaaaaaaaaaaaaaaaaaaaaggatacaaAGCAGGTAACTATGTATGAAATGGTCCTGTTTCACCTGTTTTTAAAGAATCCTAAATTCATGTGCTGAGAGATTCATGTGTCTGTCTTAGACAGAGAAAAGCACCAAGTGATTTAATCAGCTGGTTCTATGTACCTCGTGGGTAAAATCAAGAAAGAATTGGACAAAAAGTGtcattttatttccagtaaGCAATTTACAGCCATTCACAAAGGAAAGACCAGTGGGacttttcaaagacaaaagcaTCCAATATTCCCTGCTAAAGGCAGCACGCTATTCTCAGTATCCCTTTAGCTAATGTATTAACCAGGTATCTTCAGTGCCAAATAATGGGTCTATAATACAGCAATCACTGTGTTAGCTGGATGATGGAGAATGACAGCTCAGTCAAAAGGCTGAGTTCACACTGGCAAACACTGCAGCCATCATCGAGCAAAGGGATGGGCTATGAAAGGCTTTTGCAAAAAGAGGATACTGACATTTACCTGAATGTTTTTAGAAGGAAAGGAGACTCACTGCATACTGGGAGCTTCAGCAAGACACTTTAACCATGTAGCCATTTCACTCCACAGTTCCTTTGAAAACACTGATGTCCTGTAAGATGTGGATTTTTTATGGTTAATCTCAATGATTTCCAGTTCTATTCccttgagagagagagagaatgctGCTGCTTGCCTAGCAGgagatttatgaaaaaaaaaaaaccaaccaaaaacaaacaaacaaacaaacaacccaacaaaGCATATGAGGCTCTGAGGCATTGGGGAGAAGAAATATCAGTCAGAAGGGACCTACAGCCATCATCTAGTCCAGCTGACCAACCAATCCAGGGCTGATCAAAAGTTAAAGCATACTATTTAGAGCATCATTCAAATGATTGAGGCATGGACCACGTCTCTAGGATGCCTAGTGTGTGACCATCATCTCATTAAATAATTGATCCCTGATGTCCAGTCTCAACTTTCCCTGGTGCAGTATTACACCATTCCCACGTCCCATAACTGGATCCCAGGGAGATGAGATCACCGCCTCCATCTCCACCTTCTCCACTCATGAATCTGCAGAGAGCAAGGAAGTCACACctctgcctccttttctccaaattAGACAAACTCAAAGCCTTTAGCCGTGCCTCATAATACATTCCTTCTAGCCCTTTCcagctttgtttctttcctttggacACCTGTGGGTACTTTCGCCTTATTCTTGAATTGCGGAGTGCAGCACACTCCAGGTGAGGCCACACCAAAGCTGAGTACAGTGGGATAATCACCTCTTTTGaccagctggtgatgctgtgcttgATGCATCACCAGGAAAGAGTTTGTCCTCCTAACTGCCAGAGCACTCTGCTGATTTATGTCAAGCCTGTTGCCAAACAGCACG
The Motacilla alba alba isolate MOTALB_02 chromosome 1A, Motacilla_alba_V1.0_pri, whole genome shotgun sequence genome window above contains:
- the PDZRN4 gene encoding PDZ domain-containing RING finger protein 4 isoform X3; this translates as MGCNLCTFQKREEHYKLLYEVSQVNGKDLSKATHEEAVEAFRNAKEPIVVQVLRRAPATKAPSSSQDVRLMDASTQTDITFEHIMALAKLRPSTPPVPDICPFLLSDSCHSLHPVEHEFYEGNEYLSSLPADADRTEDFEYEEVELCRFGSQEKLGLTVCYRTDDEEDTGIYVSEVDPNSIAARDGRIREGDRILQINGQDVQNREEAVALLSSEECRKIVLLVARPEMQLEEGWLDDERNEFLEELNLEMLEEQHNEAMQYTANEVEQPKKHEEEDGTTDTATSSSNNPEKDSGVGPTDESLRNDESSEQENAAEEQNSATLQSKRDLGHSQDTLGSVELQCNESFVSGEYIESDFIGNPEEECERFRQLLELKCKIRNHGEYDLYYSSSMIECNRREQDGVEHELQLLNEELRNIELECQNIMQAHRLQKVRDQYGDIWALHDESFRNYNTSTDIQRGKLDDIMEHPEKSDKDSSSAYNTAESCRSTPLTVERSPDNSLQRVISITNRKNLRTTIVANQSCSGQSNRETTSAKTKPTEQNSAAENAVLASESSKFTDQERQGSEHIPYLSPYHSSSYRYGNIPAHAKHYQSYMQLIQQKSAVEYAQSQLSLVSMCKDSQKCAEPKMEWKVKIRSDGTRYITKRPVRDRILKERALKIKEERSGMTTDDDTMSEMKMGRYWSKEERKQHLVRAKEQRRRREFMMRSRLECLKESPQSGSEGKKEINIIELSHKKMMKKRNKKILDNWMTIQELMTHGAKSPDGTRVHNAFLSVTTV
- the PDZRN4 gene encoding PDZ domain-containing RING finger protein 4 isoform X2, with the translated sequence MIMLHRENDTLGFNIVGGRPNQNNQEESAEGIYVSKILENGPADKAEGLQIHDKIIEVNGKDLSKATHEEAVEAFRNAKEPIVVQVLRRAPATKAPSSSQDVRLMDASTQTDITFEHIMALAKLRPSTPPVPDICPFLLSDSCHSLHPVEHEFYEGNEYLSSLPADADRTEDFEYEEVELCRFGSQEKLGLTVCYRTDDEEDTGIYVSEVDPNSIAARDGRIREGDRILQINGQDVQNREEAVALLSSEECRKIVLLVARPEMQLEEGWLDDERNEFLEELNLEMLEEQHNEAMQYTANEVEQPKKHEEEDGTTDTATSSSNNPEKDSGVGPTDESLRNDESSEQENAAEEQNSATLQSKRDLGHSQDTLGSVELQCNESFVSGEYIESDFIGNPEEECERFRQLLELKCKIRNHGEYDLYYSSSMIECNRREQDGVEHELQLLNEELRNIELECQNIMQAHRLQKVRDQYGDIWALHDESFRNYNTSTDIQRGKLDDIMEHPEKSDKDSSSAYNTAESCRSTPLTVERSPDNSLQRVISITNRKNLRTTIVANQSCSGQSNRETTSAKTKPTEQNSAAENAVLASESSKFTDQERQGSEHIPYLSPYHSSSYRYGNIPAHAKHYQSYMQLIQQKSAVEYAQSQLSLVSMCKDSQKCAEPKMEWKVKIRSDGTRYITKRPVRDRILKERALKIKEERSGMTTDDDTMSEMKMGRYWSKEERKQHLVRAKEQRRRREFMMRSRLECLKESPQSGSEGKKEINIIELSHKKMMKKRNKKILDNWMTIQELMTHGAKSPDGTRVHNAFLSVTTV